The following proteins are co-located in the Castanea sativa cultivar Marrone di Chiusa Pesio chromosome 8, ASM4071231v1 genome:
- the LOC142608089 gene encoding protein FAF-like, chloroplastic, with translation MSSPLSKSLRLSNILDEEPKIMEIKQGIVSILGSDEFEQRTRASSLRRTLSADMSSRKWLAQNGFSPMKKIASSEELCFSIANSSSSSSSSEGEEDYEERKGRGGHANIWSLIKEEKKQSEQLEKQTGQFDIWSSITQKTNEDASKTLPPPYIHPLVKRSASSLSEKSLQICTESLGSETGSDGFSSYSSSEAGDSEEDKEEEQEEEQLQQPQQQQQQELQEEKVPEAFDQKDELESFRVAKYHYATSKKSQSISFPPPLPSLARQDGASLRMESRRHNGRLVLEAVSIPSQNQFRAQRQDGRLVLTFANTTPSEEEEEARDEEEHHQEAEKSEADQFEELEDFEEDENPEEEEEEEEFEEEEDEEGIDNENNSRGAKEIEIVSKQTRGPAFSSRFINAHRLASSMMNRPIGIANRNQAWSHNINEVVDFEEDMDVKKAKATQVAMSLPPRHSVSRLIQSPTAVSSTASAAPFNAYEYYWRTKPSAKDISFKNHSNKFTISKDIVPNHEQQQFLAVKGNKGDCLVPLLKSCKDSRMSLLLWENYCIATS, from the coding sequence ATGTCAAGTCCTTTGAGCAAGTCCCTTCGCCTATCAAACATTCTTGACGAAGAGCCCAAGATCATGGAAATCAAGCAAGGCATCGTTTCCATACTTGGCTCAGACGAGTTTGAACAAAGAACAAGAGCCTCTTCTCTGCGAAGAACTCTCTCCGCAGACATGTCCTCCAGGAAATGGCTTGCTCAAAACGGGTTCTCTCCCATGAAAAAGATTGCATCCTCTGAAGAACTTTGCTTCTCCATAGCaaattcatcatcatcatcatcctcttcagaaggagaagaagacTATGAAGAAAGGAAGGGGCGAGGTGGACATGCTAATATTTGGAGCTtgattaaagaagaaaagaagcagTCAGAGCAACTCGAGAAGCAGACTGGACAATTCGATATATGGAGCTCAATTACTCAAAAGACCAACGAGGATGCTTCAAAAACACTCCCACCTCCTTATATTCACCCTCTTGTGAAGAGGTCAGCTAGCTCTTTGAGTGAAAAAAGTCTTCAAATTTGTACTGAGAGTCTTGGATCCGAGACTGGCTCTGATGGGTTCTCATCTTACTCTTCATCGGAGGCCGGTGACTCGGAAGAAGACaaggaagaagaacaagagGAAGAGCAGCTGCAACAAccacaacagcaacaacaacaagaatTGCAAGAAGAGAAGGTGCCTGAAGCCTTTGATCAGAAGGATGAGCTGGAAAGTTTTAGAGTGGCAAAGTACCACTATGCTACTAGTAAGAAATCACAGTCTATATCATTCCCTCCACCTCTTCCTTCTCTTGCTCGTCAAGATGGGGCTTCACTTCGCATGGAGTCTCGTCGCCACAACGGAAGATTAGTCCTCGAAGCCGTGTCCATCCCTTCACAGAACCAGTTTCGTGCTCAAAGGCAAGATGGCCGCCTTGTCCTCACTTTTGCCAATACTACTCcctcagaagaagaagaagaagcaagagaTGAAGAAGAGCACCACCAAGAAGCAGAGAAAAGTGAAGCAGATCAGTTTGAAGAACTCGAGGACTTTGAGGAAGATGAAAAtccagaagaagaagaagaagaagaagagtttgaggaagaagaggatgaAGAGGGAATTGATAATGAAAACAATTCTAGGGGAGccaaagaaatagaaatagtgTCGAAGCAGACGCGAGGGCCAGCGTTTTCAAGTAGATTCATAAATGCTCACAGGTTAGCTTCTTCAATGATGAATAGGCCAATTGGAATAGCAAATAGGAATCAAGCATGGTCACACAACATCAATGAAGTTGTTGATTTTGAGGAGGATATGGATGTGAAGAAAGCGAAGGCAACCCAAGTAGCAATGTCTCTTCCACCTCGACACAGTGTGTCTCGACTCATACAGTCCCCAACAGCTGTGTCCTCCACAGCTTCAGCAGCCCCTTTCAATGCTTATGAGTACTACTGGCGAACCAAGCCTTCGGCAAAGGACATATCCTTCAAAAACCATAGCAACAAGTTCACTATCTCAAAGGACATAGTACCaaatcatgagcaacaacaatttctTGCTGTAAAAGGGAACAAAGGAGATTGCTTGGTCCCTTTGCTAAAGAGTTGCAAGGACTCAAGAATGTCTTTACTGCTCTGGGAGAACTATTGCATTGCCACCTCTTGA